The following are from one region of the Rhodococcus sp. KBS0724 genome:
- a CDS encoding DUF6668 family protein has protein sequence MGAQRLSSETGHRVDLTDASVRLPDAVAPIWDEPIPLPPGAPKPMVWLLGAHGGAGTSTLAQVLAPAAECGRRWPGGHGGQSPFVAVVARETVSGLVRAHELLRQHAAGKGGPSQVVGLITVADRPGRKVPKPIQQTLDLVTSLTAAQWRVGWIEQYPLVRDPTSLQVWSPFDPEPERKRGPDDVPADIAELGKALRESIIARIKTQQS, from the coding sequence ATGGGCGCGCAACGCTTGTCCTCAGAAACGGGACACCGAGTCGACCTCACCGATGCGTCGGTCCGTCTTCCTGATGCGGTGGCCCCGATCTGGGACGAACCGATCCCGCTGCCGCCTGGTGCGCCGAAGCCGATGGTGTGGCTGCTCGGCGCTCACGGCGGAGCCGGAACTTCGACTCTGGCGCAGGTTCTCGCGCCGGCCGCTGAATGTGGTCGCCGGTGGCCCGGCGGTCACGGCGGGCAGAGTCCGTTCGTTGCCGTCGTCGCCCGCGAGACGGTGTCCGGTCTTGTGCGCGCTCACGAGCTGCTGCGTCAGCACGCGGCGGGCAAAGGCGGACCCAGCCAGGTCGTCGGTTTGATCACCGTCGCCGATCGGCCAGGGCGCAAGGTGCCCAAGCCGATTCAACAGACTCTCGACCTCGTCACCTCGCTCACAGCGGCGCAGTGGCGGGTCGGGTGGATCGAACAGTATCCGCTGGTACGTGACCCGACCTCGTTGCAGGTGTGGTCACCGTTCGATCCGGAACCGGAACGCAAACGTGGCCCCGACGACGTTCCGGCGGACATCGCCGAACTCGGCAAGGCCTTACGCGAATCCATCATCGCCCGCATCAAAACCCAACAAAGTTGA
- a CDS encoding cutinase family protein — protein MFTRSRSTGTGTSSTAGPGARSAVVGLSLVSATAVVLSFAPLANAAPASGTDLVKGECPALFSLGVQGTGQSAPDAAPTTDTGMLSQVFMPMIAKAVDGDKELAGRAYVPYEAGFGGAVPGGNVPYSQSVEGGLQNLRDMASEVAATCPDTKFTLAGYSQGAHVVSLFAEEVGKGSGVIAADKVVGVATFGDPTRAAGAPLFPGSPGQTSPKPAPGTDGAEVSKVSALDQVPPAGGGIGPVADVAENYGSLTGRVASFCQSGDLACDAPPDSPILRVVTNIAGQSELSSGDPIRSLASVGDALAMTSIKTAVTVVNEDISGTTLANLSIAPKKSLSERLAVASDPRTPLPSTDDAIKAIMKVGTIGFNAVKTVAKEVLTPANIAELATVGLANPAGAVALLGTKLVGAATKLIPPATTSRLTTQAFAAVKDNVSDNKDLLNLATLTKYSSTVAAHGGYGSVPATATGTSATAFVTDWFVALAKDLADRAGGSPSSTTKATSTAVATRPSSSSSATTTTSPRPTSTSTSITSTTAVATPTAAAN, from the coding sequence ATGTTCACTCGTTCTCGTTCGACTGGCACCGGGACCAGCTCTACTGCTGGTCCCGGTGCCAGGTCGGCGGTAGTGGGCCTGTCGCTGGTCAGCGCTACCGCCGTGGTCCTTTCGTTTGCTCCGCTGGCCAACGCAGCTCCCGCGTCCGGTACCGATCTGGTGAAGGGGGAGTGCCCCGCACTGTTCAGCCTCGGAGTGCAGGGAACTGGGCAGTCCGCTCCGGATGCAGCGCCGACGACGGACACCGGCATGTTGTCGCAGGTGTTCATGCCGATGATCGCGAAGGCGGTCGACGGCGACAAGGAATTGGCCGGCCGCGCGTACGTGCCATACGAGGCCGGGTTCGGCGGCGCTGTCCCCGGCGGCAACGTGCCGTATTCACAGTCCGTCGAGGGCGGCTTGCAGAATCTGCGGGACATGGCTTCGGAGGTCGCGGCTACGTGCCCGGACACGAAGTTCACCCTGGCCGGTTACAGCCAAGGCGCACATGTGGTTTCACTGTTCGCCGAAGAAGTCGGCAAGGGCTCGGGCGTGATCGCTGCGGACAAGGTTGTCGGTGTCGCCACGTTCGGTGACCCGACCCGCGCTGCCGGTGCACCGCTGTTTCCTGGCTCGCCCGGTCAGACGTCCCCGAAGCCTGCTCCGGGAACGGACGGCGCTGAGGTGTCCAAGGTGTCCGCTCTCGATCAGGTCCCTCCTGCTGGTGGCGGTATCGGGCCGGTCGCGGACGTGGCGGAGAACTACGGCTCGCTGACCGGACGGGTGGCGAGCTTCTGCCAGTCCGGTGACCTCGCGTGCGATGCTCCGCCGGATTCTCCGATCCTGCGGGTGGTGACCAACATTGCCGGTCAGTCGGAACTGTCCTCGGGTGATCCGATTCGGTCGTTGGCCTCGGTCGGTGACGCTCTGGCGATGACGTCGATCAAGACTGCGGTGACCGTGGTCAACGAGGACATCTCGGGTACGACGTTGGCGAATCTGTCGATCGCGCCGAAGAAGTCGCTGTCCGAGCGTCTTGCGGTGGCCTCCGATCCTCGGACTCCGTTGCCGTCCACCGATGATGCGATCAAGGCGATCATGAAGGTCGGCACGATCGGCTTCAACGCGGTCAAGACTGTCGCGAAGGAAGTTCTGACCCCAGCGAACATCGCGGAGTTGGCGACGGTCGGGCTGGCCAATCCCGCTGGCGCGGTTGCTCTTCTGGGCACCAAATTGGTCGGAGCGGCAACGAAGCTGATTCCCCCGGCCACTACGTCTCGGTTGACGACGCAGGCGTTCGCTGCGGTCAAGGACAACGTCAGTGACAACAAGGATCTGCTCAACCTTGCGACGCTGACGAAGTATTCGTCCACGGTGGCCGCCCACGGAGGTTACGGCTCGGTGCCGGCCACGGCGACCGGGACATCGGCGACGGCGTTCGTCACCGATTGGTTCGTCGCGTTGGCGAAGGACCTGGCAGATCGTGCAGGTGGATCGCCTTCTTCCACTACGAAGGCCACGTCCACGGCGGTCGCGACTCGCCCGTCCTCGTCTTCTTCGGCGACAACGACGACGAGTCCCCGTCCAACCAGCACCTCCACCTCGATCACTTCGACCACGGCGGTCGCTACGCCGACTGCTGCGGCGAACTGA
- a CDS encoding insoluble domain protein, whose protein sequence is MKHFQKPRSGGRHRAPSTTAVATVSFAAVVVATFGGAGFAVAAPGDQPGVTSEVPVPSQPGVTTPAPSTPEPAPVQTWVPTPVEYQQPAQPLPNWDYNTNEYTPPTNTSDNYVAPIDYTSIHLPTQLETFTAPIQAPEDKIRFGRYLADRPNWIAKDTADKSNGQTAVIEAQVTDFWRSTGLEADEAERLAAAQVGGAAAGALAGATAAAVPAATVGALIGGTIGGTSALTLFAPIVTPIGAVPAGVVGTATGAGIGAAVLGVPAAIGGAVVGGAGGALAASAYGAGDLGQPIDFEIPDIDQPAITEQTETTLDQWSANPPVGTAAADTVRNTAAAAPVVDQQIRDAVTSLPGGEGAVAAFDQAVTDFQANTAVPGLPLGMIADAIGAGIPA, encoded by the coding sequence ATGAAGCATTTCCAGAAGCCACGTTCGGGCGGTCGTCATCGCGCCCCGTCCACTACTGCGGTCGCTACGGTTTCGTTTGCCGCTGTGGTGGTGGCAACGTTCGGAGGGGCTGGTTTTGCTGTGGCTGCTCCGGGCGATCAGCCTGGCGTAACCAGTGAGGTTCCGGTGCCGAGCCAGCCGGGAGTGACCACACCTGCTCCTTCGACGCCCGAACCCGCTCCTGTGCAGACATGGGTTCCGACTCCCGTCGAATACCAGCAGCCTGCGCAGCCGCTCCCGAACTGGGACTACAACACCAACGAATACACACCGCCGACCAACACCAGCGACAACTACGTTGCGCCGATCGACTACACGTCGATTCACCTCCCGACGCAGCTCGAGACGTTCACGGCACCGATTCAGGCTCCGGAAGACAAGATCCGTTTCGGCCGCTACCTCGCTGATCGACCCAACTGGATCGCCAAGGACACCGCGGACAAGAGCAACGGTCAGACCGCTGTCATCGAAGCTCAGGTGACGGACTTCTGGCGCTCGACCGGCCTCGAGGCCGACGAAGCCGAACGTCTCGCAGCAGCTCAGGTCGGCGGCGCCGCTGCCGGTGCGCTCGCAGGTGCAACCGCTGCCGCTGTCCCGGCCGCCACCGTCGGCGCATTGATCGGCGGAACCATCGGCGGGACTTCGGCGCTGACGTTATTCGCTCCGATCGTGACTCCCATCGGCGCCGTTCCGGCTGGGGTCGTCGGCACGGCAACGGGTGCGGGCATCGGTGCAGCTGTACTCGGCGTACCTGCCGCTATCGGCGGCGCGGTCGTCGGCGGCGCCGGTGGCGCTCTTGCCGCATCTGCTTATGGTGCAGGCGATTTGGGTCAGCCGATCGATTTCGAAATCCCGGACATAGACCAGCCCGCCATCACCGAGCAGACCGAAACCACACTCGATCAGTGGTCCGCTAACCCGCCTGTCGGTACCGCGGCCGCTGACACAGTCCGCAACACCGCTGCTGCTGCACCTGTCGTCGATCAGCAGATCCGCGACGCGGTGACCTCGCTGCCCGGCGGCGAAGGTGCGGTCGCAGCATTCGACCAGGCTGTAACCGATTTCCAGGCCAACACCGCTGTGCCCGGCCTTCCGCTGGGGATGATCGCCGACGCCATCGGTGCCGGTATCCCGGCGTGA
- a CDS encoding helix-turn-helix transcriptional regulator: MSRRILRGFSPASLEAARKAKKLTRGELGRLAEVSPAAVLSWEVGKASPQVDYLARVVNVLGITMDDVVLIPRNERYLGDLRVFRGLTQPQLAKKIGMSTTALATVERGHSRLREDVAEKLSQGLDATVDEVKAAYERTRTRPPHTSP; this comes from the coding sequence ATGAGCCGACGAATCTTGAGGGGGTTTTCGCCCGCTTCGTTGGAAGCTGCACGTAAGGCGAAAAAGCTCACCAGGGGGGAGCTCGGGAGACTTGCAGAAGTAAGCCCCGCTGCTGTGTTGAGTTGGGAAGTGGGCAAGGCTTCCCCGCAGGTCGACTATCTTGCTCGGGTCGTCAATGTTCTCGGTATCACCATGGATGACGTAGTGCTCATCCCGCGAAATGAGAGATATTTGGGAGACCTCAGGGTCTTTCGGGGTCTGACGCAGCCTCAGTTGGCCAAGAAGATTGGAATGTCCACGACCGCTCTGGCTACCGTCGAGCGAGGGCATTCTCGACTGAGGGAAGATGTCGCCGAAAAATTGTCCCAGGGACTCGACGCCACGGTGGACGAGGTTAAGGCTGCATATGAGCGAACCCGTACCCGGCCTCCCCATACGTCGCCGTGA
- a CDS encoding AMP-binding protein → MSAMDDPQQPTVTCGTRVRSQHESHQRAGRLAAAIKARGIQPGERVALVMRNDIEFLEVSLAVASCGGNPVPVNWHWTGSEICHLLGDSGARLVIAHTEFISSVEDAVSQLQNPVDIIEVAMPGELLAELGVSSELARPSGKYVTLEELLRETETPLPHQEGAIVDSMGMVYTSGTTGLPKGVLRERMSPHQLLSIAGGTATRMGLTPGGQMLVAGPMYHTSPNALAVLALRMGTNITIMPRFDAERFLQLIQEHRIEQAKIVPTMLSRLLSLPAETQSRYDVSSLTHLIHSAAPCPPEVKRRSIEWFGNALIEFYGCSEAGTITWINAEEWAQHPGSVGRPVDGAEVRIVSSDGVVLPAGEVGEVYVKGADYWPKFSYINHDAADRSPLPGFVTVGDQGYVDSDGFLYLTGRTSEVIISGGVNIYPAEVENAIMKLTTAEDVAVFGVPGGEFGESVAAHVIARPGSKLTIEGIRQALSTELAKYKIPTTLEIVDSLPREDSGKIFKSRLIAQYL, encoded by the coding sequence ATGAGTGCAATGGACGACCCTCAACAGCCGACCGTCACCTGTGGAACCAGAGTCCGTAGCCAGCACGAGTCCCACCAACGTGCCGGCCGACTTGCCGCCGCGATCAAGGCGCGAGGAATACAGCCAGGGGAACGTGTAGCTCTCGTAATGCGGAATGACATCGAGTTTCTCGAGGTTTCGCTCGCGGTGGCCAGCTGCGGCGGAAATCCGGTTCCAGTCAATTGGCACTGGACTGGCTCAGAGATCTGTCATCTCCTCGGCGACAGCGGCGCGCGACTGGTAATCGCGCACACCGAGTTCATCAGTAGCGTCGAAGATGCTGTTTCTCAGTTGCAGAACCCCGTCGACATCATCGAAGTAGCTATGCCTGGTGAACTGCTCGCAGAGTTGGGAGTGAGCAGTGAACTGGCGCGCCCTAGCGGCAAATACGTCACGCTCGAGGAGTTGCTCAGAGAAACCGAAACGCCATTACCTCATCAAGAGGGTGCCATCGTCGACTCCATGGGAATGGTCTACACCTCCGGAACAACAGGACTACCCAAAGGGGTACTGCGAGAACGGATGTCCCCGCATCAACTTCTGTCGATCGCAGGCGGAACAGCGACAAGAATGGGCCTTACGCCCGGCGGACAGATGTTGGTCGCAGGTCCGATGTACCACACCAGCCCGAACGCGCTTGCTGTACTTGCGTTGCGGATGGGCACGAACATCACGATCATGCCCAGGTTCGATGCCGAACGCTTCCTTCAGCTCATCCAAGAGCACCGGATCGAGCAAGCCAAAATTGTCCCCACCATGCTCTCTCGCTTGCTCTCACTGCCTGCTGAGACCCAATCTCGGTACGACGTCAGCAGCCTGACACATTTGATTCACTCGGCCGCGCCGTGCCCGCCCGAGGTGAAGCGCCGTTCGATCGAATGGTTCGGCAATGCTCTCATCGAGTTTTACGGGTGCTCCGAAGCCGGCACAATTACCTGGATTAACGCAGAGGAATGGGCTCAACATCCAGGTAGCGTTGGCCGGCCGGTTGACGGGGCTGAGGTTCGAATTGTGTCTAGTGATGGCGTCGTGTTGCCTGCGGGCGAAGTTGGCGAGGTGTATGTGAAGGGAGCCGACTACTGGCCCAAGTTCTCGTACATCAACCATGACGCCGCCGACCGCAGTCCACTCCCCGGGTTCGTCACGGTTGGAGACCAAGGCTATGTCGATTCTGATGGTTTCCTGTATCTGACTGGTAGGACCAGCGAGGTCATCATTTCCGGAGGAGTCAACATCTATCCGGCCGAGGTCGAAAACGCAATCATGAAGCTCACGACTGCCGAAGACGTCGCAGTGTTCGGAGTTCCAGGCGGAGAGTTCGGTGAGTCCGTCGCCGCTCATGTCATCGCGAGGCCAGGAAGCAAACTGACCATCGAAGGTATTCGACAAGCGCTCAGCACAGAATTGGCGAAGTACAAGATCCCCACAACACTTGAGATCGTCGATTCACTACCTCGCGAAGATTCGGGCAAGATTTTCAAATCTCGACTTATTGCTCAGTATCTCTAG
- a CDS encoding toxin-antitoxin system, whose protein sequence is MPSKGTHNKVGRPSLGERKRLGRVPDELYELLEIERKKAGVSSVSQYVSDLLCLRADRPDLVRELNPNQEVLPLTAA, encoded by the coding sequence ATGCCGAGCAAGGGGACTCACAACAAGGTCGGACGCCCGAGCCTTGGAGAACGTAAGCGGCTTGGTCGAGTGCCTGACGAGCTGTACGAGCTCTTGGAGATCGAACGGAAAAAAGCCGGCGTCTCTTCAGTGAGCCAGTACGTTTCCGACTTGCTCTGCCTCCGCGCTGATCGCCCTGATCTTGTCCGCGAACTGAATCCGAATCAGGAGGTGCTGCCGCTCACAGCTGCGTAG
- a CDS encoding replication protein, with protein MRGHLYGHQCHSLTPAYLNALGGREAACRRYCQVRLELDEGAHAGLAYWQGQQHWVEVCVRTAYTAEYNTIRPQLVANTGGGISLKTLLNVAAAMAGAADFKTGRNSRLTIATLVERTGLGERTIQRARETLKLLRVATEVLRGRLRRRGERFGSHRFQDRGRGWASVWALHPRKPVDNTRIVVDGSIQMAPHPRRGQFCISSSRREVLTTKRSVDKRAAPRRKESKADVEKAEAIRKGLLLASKWLGNPRTPAWARQHTPRGWAPALTDPAAHGWTAADLNDTIDAWSKATRMAPNPKHPIAFMRWLMKQQDLAFAPHVLAQIAADQEKAERERQAAEFEAERTRYASAAAEDSPGRQAARFVARRATDSARIRKTQASARENENSPVWITHLSDRGKR; from the coding sequence ATGAGGGGCCATCTGTACGGGCACCAGTGCCATTCGCTGACCCCTGCGTACCTCAACGCGCTAGGGGGCCGCGAAGCAGCGTGCCGCCGCTACTGCCAAGTTCGCCTTGAACTTGACGAGGGCGCGCACGCAGGTCTTGCTTACTGGCAGGGGCAGCAGCACTGGGTCGAGGTTTGTGTCCGAACGGCGTACACCGCGGAATACAACACCATCCGCCCGCAGCTCGTCGCCAACACCGGTGGAGGCATCAGCCTCAAAACACTCCTGAACGTCGCAGCTGCAATGGCCGGCGCCGCCGACTTCAAAACCGGACGCAACAGCCGCCTCACCATTGCGACCCTCGTCGAACGCACCGGCCTTGGCGAACGCACCATCCAACGCGCCCGCGAGACCCTCAAACTGTTGCGTGTGGCCACCGAAGTACTCCGCGGCCGACTACGCCGCAGAGGCGAACGGTTCGGCTCCCATCGCTTCCAAGACCGAGGCCGCGGCTGGGCATCTGTCTGGGCATTGCATCCACGCAAGCCTGTGGATAACACCCGCATCGTCGTCGACGGATCTATACAGATGGCACCCCACCCCCGCAGGGGTCAGTTTTGTATCTCTTCCTCTCGTAGAGAGGTTCTAACTACTAAACGATCTGTGGATAAACGAGCCGCTCCGCGGCGCAAGGAGTCCAAGGCGGACGTCGAGAAGGCCGAAGCCATCAGGAAGGGCTTGTTGCTCGCATCCAAATGGCTCGGAAACCCGCGAACTCCCGCTTGGGCGCGCCAGCACACCCCCCGAGGATGGGCACCCGCACTGACCGACCCAGCTGCACACGGTTGGACGGCCGCGGATCTCAACGACACGATCGACGCCTGGAGCAAGGCCACACGGATGGCACCAAACCCGAAGCACCCCATCGCGTTCATGCGCTGGCTCATGAAGCAGCAGGATCTCGCCTTCGCCCCGCACGTTCTCGCTCAAATCGCCGCTGACCAGGAAAAAGCCGAACGGGAACGACAGGCAGCAGAGTTCGAGGCGGAACGCACACGCTACGCATCAGCCGCGGCCGAGGACTCCCCCGGCCGCCAAGCGGCACGTTTCGTCGCCCGCCGAGCCACCGACAGCGCCCGCATCCGAAAGACCCAGGCATCCGCGCGCGAGAATGAAAACTCGCCCGTGTGGATCACCCATCTCTCAGATCGGGGTAAGCGATGA